In the Mytilus trossulus isolate FHL-02 chromosome 1, PNRI_Mtr1.1.1.hap1, whole genome shotgun sequence genome, one interval contains:
- the LOC134712050 gene encoding mRNA-decapping enzyme 1B-like, with protein sequence MAEGRMNLAALQQRDPYITDIVDTASQVALYSFSSKSSEWERTEIEGSLFVYKRSASPTHGFMILNRLGLNNQIEPITKDLEFQLQDPFVLYRNSKAIYGIWFYDKDECSRIGQMINSYLQVAIESHTSKAALRNRRASESDTMHDVMSGVNRQVNIMQMLSKAQDEYDKSKKKPDPKPFIDNPNASATKSSDLIRPRPVKAGKEDSDVDSTQNARPSSGPLTLETLFRNASMQQNQDQRIRSQTSVVETSKPPPTFHRSLSVTDTPKMATEGQDSQNVPALLRHIMSSGSMVEDIERQHRGEISLTDTTPTSSLPNGGSYTILSKSKSDLSQGESDFSCEPAKFSLSDSSCQFGTKNVTQDLTERFGDAVTINRLSDNNLRRASPAETISANRQLQGSLQGVGRVGSAELLTPAALEKSSSSEKGSVPSTKQLTAAAASLNSDVLLSPMAFVRGSQKSPSSTLSDDQGKLNRSNDSGSSAEGSTSLLPVAALTKEQLQQAIVYLMKTDPSFINTLHEAYLSSLKEMSKS encoded by the exons gTCAGCATCTCCAACTCATGGTTTTATGATCTTGAATAGATTAGGATTGAACAATCAGATAGAACCAATCACAAAAGACCTTGAGTTCCAACTGCAGGATCCATTTGTCTTATATAGAAACAGTAAAG cAATATATGGTATATGGTTCTATGATAAAGATGAATGTTCCAGGATTGGACAGATGATAAATAG CTATTTACAGGTGGCAATTGAGAGTCATACCTCAAAAGCAGCATTAAGAAACAGACGAGCTTCTGAAAGTGACACTATGCATGACGTTATGTCTGGGGTCAATCGTCAGGTCAACATTATGCAGATGTTGTCTAAAGCTCAAGATGAATATGACAAG TCTAAGAAGAAACCTGATCCAAAGCCTTTCATAGATAATCCTAATGCTTCAGCCACCAAATCCTCAGATCTCATACGGCCTAGACCTGTGAAGGCCGGAAAAGAGGATTCAG ATGTTGATAGTACACAGAATGCTAGACCATCTTCAGGGCCTTTGACATTAGAAACATTGTTCAGGAATGCTAGCATGCAACAGAACCAGGATCAGAGAATCAGAAGTCAAACATCAGTGGTGGAAACAAGCAAACCTCCACCTACATTTCATAG ATCTTTGTCCGTGACAGACACACCTAAGATGGCTACAGAGGGACAGGACTCACAGAATGTCCCAGCATTATTGAGACACATCATGTCTTCAGGATCAATGGTGGAGGACATAGAACGACAACATCGGGGGGAAATATCTCTCACGGACACAACGCCCACTTCATCATTACCAAATGGAGGCTCATATACAATTCTTTCTAAATCAAAATCAGATTTGTCTCAAGGAGAAAGTGACTTTAGTTGTGAACCTGCAAAGTTTTCTTTATCGGACTCAAGTTGTCAGTTTGGAACAAAAAATGTAACGCAAGATTTGACAGAAAGATTTGGTGATGCTGTTACTATAAATAGACTAAGTGATAATAATTTGAGAAGGGCATCCCCAGCAGAAACTATAAGTGCTAATAGACAATTACAGGGTAGTCTGCAAGGAGTTGGGAGAGTGGGTAGTGCAGAATTGTTAACTCCAGCAGCATTAGAAAAGTCATCAAGTTCTGAAAAG GGCAGTGTTCCGTCAACAAAGCAGCTAACAGCAGCAGCCGCCTCACTTAACTCAGATGTCTTATTATCACCGATGGCGTTTGTCAGAGGCTCACAAAAATCTCCATCATCAACATTATCAG ATGATCAAGGAAAACTGAATAGAAGTAATGATTCAGGGTCATCGGCAGAGGGCAGCACTAGTCTACTTCCTGTTGCAGCTTTAACTAAGGAACAATTACAGCAGGCAATTGTATATCTCATGAAG acaGATCCTAGTTTCATAAATACATTACATGAAGCATACTTAAGCAGTCTGAAAGAGATGTCCAAATCGTAA